The following coding sequences lie in one Treponema socranskii subsp. buccale genomic window:
- a CDS encoding LysM peptidoglycan-binding domain-containing protein produces the protein MKMIGIKLADGSFYPLLEEGVSAKKTLDLTTARDNQTAIVVDLYRSETNSMEGAEYAATLRIDNLVAHPNGEPDISFTVALDEENKLFAEINDGESGKHNTVTVSLGERTAPEHTGSDNRYGPAITAGAALAAGGLMHAASNEKSEDDALDFSDLDLPEELDLTKPDTQDSAGDAVSAFSDAANDAADIMPESDMFTPPVSSTEAPEKNGFDTKSFDASDDVRFGDIDISTFDAVPQTEQTLDGSGDFHFDAVDLPSFDELAAQKSDDNTSFESFEDNSVFGSEDIPVSKDAFSDTESTADVQAASDSTDDFHFDASALPVFDETPPAQSDVSDIGAASGSDSFSDDFFDGIDIPTNETDGAARNIDSLDDLEFGETDDTKTQEGTTATKYQPEKTIKKKTKVPVLICLLCALICVIATILILFVIPSKYNVLLSRASHQNNIFVLPPKDTAAAPQETQVLPAKPDEIVVAPKAEALAPVRPAAASKSTGDIVYRIKWGDTLWDIADAYYKNPWRYPRIARYNNIKNPDYIISGTTIRIPAE, from the coding sequence ATGAAGATGATCGGAATCAAACTTGCGGACGGTTCGTTTTATCCGCTGCTCGAAGAAGGCGTATCTGCAAAGAAAACGCTTGACTTGACGACGGCGCGTGACAATCAAACCGCTATCGTGGTCGATTTATACCGCTCGGAAACGAATTCCATGGAAGGTGCGGAGTATGCGGCGACGTTGCGGATCGATAACCTCGTCGCTCACCCGAACGGCGAGCCGGACATATCGTTTACCGTCGCTCTCGACGAAGAAAATAAACTTTTTGCGGAAATCAACGACGGCGAATCCGGGAAGCACAATACGGTTACGGTCTCCCTTGGCGAACGAACCGCCCCCGAGCATACCGGCAGCGATAATCGATACGGGCCTGCGATTACGGCGGGAGCCGCGCTTGCAGCCGGAGGATTGATGCATGCGGCGTCAAATGAAAAATCTGAAGACGATGCGCTCGATTTCAGCGATCTTGATTTGCCGGAAGAATTGGATTTGACAAAACCGGATACGCAGGATTCCGCCGGCGATGCGGTTTCAGCCTTTTCCGATGCGGCAAACGATGCCGCCGATATAATGCCGGAAAGCGATATGTTTACGCCGCCGGTTTCTTCGACGGAAGCGCCGGAGAAAAACGGTTTCGATACGAAATCCTTTGATGCCTCCGATGATGTGCGGTTCGGCGATATCGATATTTCGACCTTCGACGCGGTGCCGCAGACGGAACAAACGCTTGACGGAAGCGGCGACTTTCATTTCGATGCGGTGGATCTGCCGTCGTTTGATGAACTGGCGGCGCAAAAATCAGATGACAACACGTCATTCGAATCTTTTGAAGATAATAGCGTTTTCGGATCCGAGGATATTCCCGTTTCGAAAGACGCATTTTCTGATACGGAATCGACTGCAGATGTACAAGCGGCATCCGACAGCACCGATGACTTTCATTTCGATGCGTCGGCTTTGCCTGTATTTGATGAAACGCCGCCCGCACAAAGCGATGTTTCGGATATCGGTGCGGCATCCGGCAGCGATTCTTTTTCGGATGATTTTTTTGACGGCATCGATATACCGACAAACGAAACGGACGGTGCCGCACGGAATATCGATTCGCTCGATGATTTGGAATTCGGCGAAACCGATGATACAAAAACACAAGAGGGGACTACCGCTACGAAATACCAACCTGAAAAAACGATCAAAAAAAAGACAAAAGTGCCTGTGCTTATCTGCCTGCTGTGCGCGTTAATCTGCGTTATAGCGACGATATTGATTTTGTTTGTGATACCGTCAAAGTACAACGTACTCTTATCGCGGGCGTCTCATCAAAATAATATTTTCGTTTTGCCGCCGAAAGATACGGCAGCAGCTCCGCAGGAGACGCAGGTTTTGCCCGCAAAGCCTGATGAAATCGTCGTTGCACCGAAAGCCGAAGCGCTTGCACCCGTACGTCCTGCCGCCGCTTCGAAATCGACCGGAGACATCGTGTACCGCATCAAATGGGGCGATACGCTGTGGGATATAGCCGACGCGTATTATAAAAATCCGTGGCGCTATCCGCGGATCGCCCGGTACAACAATATCAAAAATCCCGATTATATCATTTCGGGAACGACGATACGCATTCCGGCAGAGTAA
- the rbr gene encoding rubrerythrin, translating into MAQLKGSKTEENLKTAFAGESQAHTKYLYFASKARKDGYEQIAALFEETAHNEKEHAKIWYKLLNGGIGTTAENLKIAAAGENYEWTDMYAEFAKVAKDEGFDKIAKLFEGVGAIEKTHEERYRKLLKNVEDGIVFSRDDDRIWQCRNCGHIVVGKKAPDVCPVCAHPQSFFEIRAENY; encoded by the coding sequence ATGGCACAACTGAAAGGTTCAAAGACAGAAGAAAATCTTAAAACTGCGTTTGCCGGAGAATCGCAAGCGCACACGAAGTATCTCTATTTTGCGAGCAAAGCGCGCAAAGACGGATACGAACAGATCGCCGCGCTGTTTGAAGAGACGGCGCACAACGAAAAAGAGCATGCGAAAATATGGTATAAGCTGCTCAACGGCGGCATCGGTACGACGGCGGAAAATTTAAAAATCGCTGCAGCCGGCGAAAACTACGAGTGGACCGATATGTACGCCGAATTTGCGAAAGTCGCAAAAGACGAAGGCTTCGATAAAATCGCGAAACTCTTTGAAGGAGTCGGTGCGATCGAAAAAACGCACGAAGAGCGTTATCGAAAATTGCTTAAAAACGTCGAAGACGGTATCGTGTTTTCGAGAGACGATGATCGGATTTGGCAATGCCGGAACTGCGGACACATCGTCGTCGGGAAAAAAGCTCCCGATGTTTGCCCGGTGTGCGCGCATCCGCAAAGCTTTTTCGAAATCCGCGCTGAAAATTATTAA
- the cls gene encoding cardiolipin synthase: protein MTAKRRKKIDRSKDSEYHKWLTMPIVQSLIYGRLVFMILLLVLQLLLFVGFFLWLGSSIEYFLAVSLCASLVFFVFLINRESKNEYKLAWLLPIFIFPLSGICFYILVHYQTLTSKMQKQISRADKNAARKIINSTYKEEKLPYPEIRDIVTYLKNSAFFLPYLHSDITYYPSGEDAFPEMIRAMKAAKKFIFMEYFAIFPGLMWGTILDTLIEKRNEGVEIRIMYDGFGCAPLSPRSYQKYLRSLGLQAAIFTPVIPIFTAYLNNRDHRKICIVDGKTAFTGGINLTDQYINETHKYGYWKDTVIGVSGPAVRSFTGMFLELWDIVTETKEDINTYLDLRYKKYDVPGIVIPYSDNAYNNQDIAENVYYYIVTQAKRYVHITTPYVIIDNQMMNALIFAARRGVDVTLIVPRTIDHFVTFCTGRMFINTLVENGVRVYEFSPGFIHAKMFISDDTTAVVGSINLDYRSLFDQFEDAAFIYKLPVVAEIEADFQKAKAQSAEITKATYKKTPIYRRIIGRIFRVFAPLL, encoded by the coding sequence ATGACGGCAAAACGAAGAAAAAAAATCGACCGAAGTAAAGACAGCGAGTATCACAAATGGCTTACCATGCCGATCGTGCAGTCGCTGATTTACGGCAGGCTCGTCTTTATGATTCTGCTGCTCGTTTTGCAGCTTTTGCTGTTTGTCGGTTTTTTTCTATGGCTCGGTTCGTCCATAGAATACTTCCTTGCCGTCAGCCTCTGTGCGAGTCTCGTATTTTTTGTTTTTTTAATAAACAGAGAAAGCAAAAACGAATACAAACTCGCATGGCTGCTTCCGATCTTTATCTTTCCCCTAAGCGGAATCTGCTTTTACATTTTAGTACACTATCAAACGCTGACGAGCAAAATGCAAAAGCAGATTTCCCGCGCGGATAAAAACGCCGCACGAAAAATTATTAATTCAACATACAAAGAAGAAAAACTTCCGTATCCGGAAATACGCGATATCGTAACTTATTTGAAAAATTCCGCATTTTTTTTACCGTATTTGCACAGCGACATCACATATTATCCGAGCGGCGAAGACGCCTTTCCCGAAATGATACGAGCGATGAAGGCTGCAAAAAAATTCATCTTTATGGAATATTTTGCAATCTTCCCCGGCCTCATGTGGGGAACGATTCTCGATACTCTCATTGAAAAGCGTAATGAAGGCGTCGAAATCCGCATCATGTACGACGGCTTCGGCTGCGCGCCGCTTTCTCCGCGAAGCTATCAAAAATATCTGCGTTCGCTCGGTTTGCAGGCGGCAATCTTTACACCGGTCATACCGATATTCACCGCATATCTCAACAACCGCGATCACCGAAAAATCTGCATCGTCGACGGGAAAACGGCATTTACCGGCGGCATCAATTTGACCGATCAGTATATCAACGAAACGCATAAATACGGCTACTGGAAAGATACCGTTATCGGCGTGTCGGGGCCGGCCGTGCGCTCGTTTACCGGCATGTTTTTGGAACTCTGGGATATCGTCACCGAAACGAAAGAGGATATCAACACCTATCTCGACTTGCGTTATAAAAAATACGACGTGCCGGGAATCGTCATTCCGTACAGCGACAATGCTTACAATAATCAGGACATCGCGGAAAACGTCTATTACTATATCGTCACGCAGGCAAAAAGATACGTGCATATAACGACGCCCTACGTCATCATCGACAACCAAATGATGAACGCGCTCATCTTTGCCGCGCGGCGCGGAGTGGACGTGACGCTGATCGTTCCGCGTACGATCGATCACTTTGTCACGTTTTGTACGGGACGCATGTTTATCAATACGCTCGTCGAAAACGGCGTGCGCGTATATGAGTTTTCGCCCGGCTTCATTCACGCGAAGATGTTCATCTCCGACGATACGACGGCCGTCGTCGGTTCGATCAATCTCGATTACCGAAGCCTCTTCGACCAGTTTGAAGATGCGGCGTTTATCTACAAACTTCCGGTCGTCGCGGAGATCGAAGCCGACTTTCAAAAAGCAAAAGCGCAGAGTGCCGAAATAACGAAAGCGACATACAAAAAGACACCGATCTACCGCCGCATTATCGGACGCATATTCAGAGTGTTCGCGCCGCTTCTCTAG
- a CDS encoding fructose-6-phosphate aldolase, whose translation MELMLDTANIDEITEGIGWLPISGITTNPTILKRERPADFFAHLKKIKSLCKNICPLHVQVSSGRCDEMLDDAERIIRELGSDTFVKIPVTQDGLAAIKALSATGRHVTATAIYSTVQGALAMMSGAQYLAVYYNRIMNIGGDPDRVIRELSGLTASSNGDCKILGASFKNTGQLVAAFVNGAESCTASCDILKAGANFASVRDAVDAFNRDWKSMYGDKTIAKL comes from the coding sequence ATGGAACTCATGCTCGATACGGCAAACATCGACGAAATTACGGAAGGAATCGGCTGGCTTCCGATTTCGGGCATTACGACGAATCCGACGATCCTAAAACGCGAACGGCCTGCGGATTTTTTTGCGCATTTGAAAAAGATCAAAAGCCTATGCAAAAACATCTGTCCGCTGCACGTGCAGGTTTCCAGCGGCCGCTGTGACGAAATGCTTGACGACGCCGAGCGGATTATTCGTGAACTCGGCAGCGACACTTTCGTTAAAATACCGGTTACGCAGGACGGACTCGCGGCGATAAAAGCGCTTTCCGCAACGGGACGGCACGTCACCGCGACGGCGATCTATTCGACGGTGCAGGGCGCGCTCGCGATGATGAGCGGGGCACAGTATCTTGCGGTGTACTACAACCGGATTATGAACATCGGCGGTGATCCCGACCGCGTCATCCGCGAGCTTTCCGGTTTGACCGCGTCTTCGAACGGCGATTGTAAAATTCTCGGAGCAAGCTTTAAAAATACGGGACAGCTTGTCGCCGCGTTCGTAAACGGAGCGGAAAGCTGTACGGCAAGCTGCGATATTTTAAAAGCCGGCGCGAACTTCGCTTCCGTCCGCGACGCCGTGGATGCGTTCAACAGAGATTGGAAATCGATGTACGGCGACAAGACGATCGCAAAATTGTAA
- the xylB gene encoding xylulokinase — protein MYFLGIDCGTQGTKAVIFDSEKGTVLSKGYAKHDIIADDRGVREQNALWWIDALKGAVRKALVQGNIDGKKIAACAVSGQQHGLVLLNKNGDVIRNVKLWNDTSTASFNDKIIDEIGSADAVRAEIGTSFPVGFTASKIRYVCEQEPDIWGQTAHVLLPHDYINYYLTGKYATESSEASGTGYYDVVHKCYSERMMNAVDPTGKLVRCIPPVIPWDVPLGKITARAASDLGLSMDTIVAVGGGDNTMGAVGTSAVVPGHCTMSLGTSGTVCLFSPTVKTGTDNLIQVYDVLNSYLATVCTLNATSAANIVQDLFKLSVKEFDEHIDKAHPGSEDVFVLQYFNGERMPPLPHARGHIKHLTMQNCKAENIIRATAESVIYTLRWGYDKLLKSFPMPEKFIITGGGGNSAPWRQIVADVFDMPVHVMKSDEGGAFGAALQALHILDKSKTLSTFCEQYIAFDDAKKAFPRADVVEKYKDCFAEFKELVSSEYSIAM, from the coding sequence ATGTATTTTTTGGGAATAGACTGCGGTACGCAAGGCACAAAAGCCGTCATCTTCGATTCCGAAAAAGGAACGGTTTTATCAAAGGGCTATGCAAAACACGATATCATTGCGGATGATCGCGGGGTACGTGAACAAAATGCACTTTGGTGGATAGACGCACTTAAGGGCGCTGTTCGCAAAGCGCTTGTACAAGGTAATATCGACGGAAAAAAAATTGCCGCCTGTGCCGTATCGGGACAGCAGCACGGACTTGTTTTGCTGAATAAAAACGGAGACGTGATCCGTAACGTAAAATTATGGAACGATACGTCGACTGCATCGTTTAATGATAAGATCATCGATGAAATCGGTTCCGCCGATGCGGTACGAGCCGAAATAGGTACGTCATTTCCTGTCGGGTTCACGGCAAGTAAGATACGATATGTATGCGAGCAAGAGCCTGATATATGGGGACAGACAGCGCACGTTTTACTCCCGCACGATTATATTAATTATTACTTGACCGGAAAATACGCTACCGAAAGCAGCGAAGCGAGCGGTACCGGTTACTACGATGTCGTACATAAATGTTATTCTGAAAGGATGATGAACGCTGTCGATCCGACAGGTAAACTTGTTCGGTGTATACCGCCGGTTATTCCGTGGGATGTGCCTCTCGGTAAAATCACCGCCCGTGCGGCAAGCGATCTCGGGCTTTCGATGGATACGATCGTTGCTGTCGGCGGCGGTGATAACACGATGGGTGCGGTCGGAACTTCGGCAGTCGTTCCCGGACATTGTACGATGAGCTTGGGAACGAGCGGAACGGTATGTCTCTTCTCTCCGACGGTTAAAACAGGAACCGATAATCTTATCCAAGTGTATGATGTGTTAAACAGCTATCTTGCGACGGTATGCACGCTCAATGCAACATCCGCAGCAAATATCGTGCAGGATTTGTTTAAGCTATCTGTAAAAGAATTTGACGAGCATATCGATAAGGCGCATCCGGGCAGCGAAGACGTTTTCGTGTTGCAATATTTCAACGGAGAGCGGATGCCGCCGCTTCCTCATGCGCGCGGGCATATTAAGCATCTTACGATGCAAAATTGCAAGGCTGAAAATATTATCAGAGCGACGGCGGAATCCGTTATTTATACATTGCGGTGGGGTTACGATAAATTATTGAAAAGCTTTCCTATGCCCGAGAAATTTATTATTACAGGCGGCGGCGGAAATTCGGCTCCGTGGCGGCAGATCGTCGCGGATGTGTTCGATATGCCGGTACACGTCATGAAAAGCGATGAAGGCGGCGCATTCGGAGCTGCCCTTCAAGCCTTGCATATACTCGACAAAAGTAAAACGCTTTCGACATTTTGTGAACAATATATCGCTTTTGATGATGCAAAAAAAGCATTTCCCCGAGCGGATGTCGTCGAAAAATATAAAGACTGTTTTGCGGAATTCAAAGAACTTGTTTCTTCCGAATATTCGATAGCGATGTAG
- a CDS encoding ABC transporter permease, whose product MSDGKVSKLQRIPGYANIKEQLGIIIGLLLLCVLLSVLSSVFLTSRNFFNVLLQLANNMFLSCGMLLVILTGGIDLSVGSTIAVTGCFVAGFITNYNMPAAVAVLLALLIGVLIGIINASLISFTGIPAFIITLATMNIGRGVARLYTSSKTITVDNDFFAFIGTGYLFNVVPIQVVYIILVCTVTGILLNKTKFGRSLYATGGNPVAASFSGINTKRVIFTVYVFSSLMAAIAGICLASRMYSGTSTSGQSAEMDAIAAVVLGGTSMTGGIGNLFGVIIGVLLIAILSNGLNLLGIDSSWQLVVKGIVIIIAVLLDFFKKKREI is encoded by the coding sequence ATGAGTGATGGCAAAGTGTCAAAGTTACAGCGCATACCGGGCTATGCGAATATTAAAGAGCAACTCGGGATTATAATCGGGTTATTGCTTTTATGCGTATTACTGAGCGTGCTTTCGAGCGTTTTTTTAACATCGAGAAATTTTTTCAATGTCCTCTTACAGCTTGCGAATAATATGTTTTTATCATGCGGTATGCTGCTTGTTATTTTAACGGGAGGTATCGATCTTTCCGTAGGTTCCACCATTGCGGTTACCGGTTGTTTTGTCGCCGGTTTTATCACAAATTACAATATGCCGGCTGCAGTTGCCGTTTTGCTGGCGCTGCTTATCGGAGTTTTGATCGGTATTATAAATGCAAGCTTGATTTCTTTTACCGGAATACCGGCATTTATTATCACGCTTGCAACGATGAACATCGGGCGCGGCGTTGCGCGGCTGTATACAAGTTCAAAAACGATAACCGTCGATAATGATTTTTTTGCATTTATCGGAACAGGCTATCTTTTTAATGTTGTACCCATCCAAGTGGTTTACATAATTCTCGTTTGCACGGTTACGGGAATTTTATTAAATAAAACGAAATTCGGACGAAGCCTTTATGCTACCGGAGGTAATCCTGTTGCGGCGTCTTTCAGCGGTATCAATACAAAACGGGTAATTTTTACCGTTTACGTATTCAGCTCGCTTATGGCGGCGATTGCAGGCATTTGCCTGGCTTCACGGATGTACAGCGGCACATCAACGTCGGGACAGAGCGCTGAAATGGACGCGATTGCAGCTGTTGTTCTCGGCGGTACGAGTATGACCGGCGGTATCGGTAATTTATTCGGTGTTATCATCGGCGTTTTGCTTATTGCGATTTTGAGTAACGGATTAAATTTGCTCGGCATCGATTCTTCGTGGCAGCTCGTCGTAAAAGGTATCGTTATTATTATCGCCGTGCTGCTTGACTTTTTTAAGAAAAAACGTGAAATCTGA
- a CDS encoding sugar ABC transporter ATP-binding protein, whose product MAIHDTENRQIKGKLVLEMKNICKSFPGVKALDNINFDVRSGEVHALLGENGAGKSTLIKILGGIYPADSGSIFIEGKEVHIADAHSAFLHGVSIIHQELMILPELTIAENIFLGKQIMKNRFFIDSRTMNKETEKMLGDFDLHFSPTMKAKKLSIANQQMIEIIRAISFGARIIVMDEPTSSISEKEVAVLFETIRTLVSKNIAIIYISHRMNELSKITDRITVLRDGQYIGTVNTKDTTNTELISMMVGRKLTNYYTKDASHAGDVILKVSHLSDGELVRDVTFDLRRGEVLGFAGLIGAGRSETMKCLFGLTEKRSGEIELEGKPLYIRNVKDAVKFGFGLVPENRKTEGIFPVKDILFNTTIEVLDSFIHGIFVDAEKETETAEKYSTKMKVKATSLKQAVNKLSGGNQQKVVIARWLAVNPKILILDEPTRGIDVNAKAEIYFIINELVKNGMSIILISSELPELINMSDRIVVMSNGFVTGILDTDFTQEKIMKLAVQDM is encoded by the coding sequence ATGGCAATACACGATACGGAAAATCGGCAAATAAAAGGAAAGCTTGTCCTGGAGATGAAAAATATCTGCAAATCATTTCCGGGAGTTAAAGCGCTTGATAATATAAATTTTGATGTACGTTCCGGGGAAGTTCACGCACTGCTCGGAGAAAACGGTGCCGGAAAATCTACGCTCATAAAAATACTCGGCGGCATTTATCCTGCCGACAGCGGTTCGATTTTTATCGAGGGCAAAGAAGTGCATATCGCCGATGCGCATTCCGCTTTTTTGCACGGCGTAAGCATCATCCATCAAGAACTGATGATTTTGCCGGAATTGACGATAGCTGAAAATATTTTTCTCGGCAAGCAGATAATGAAAAATCGTTTCTTTATCGATTCGCGTACGATGAATAAAGAGACGGAAAAGATGCTCGGCGATTTTGACTTGCATTTTTCGCCGACAATGAAAGCCAAAAAATTAAGTATCGCAAATCAACAGATGATAGAGATTATCCGTGCTATTTCCTTCGGAGCCCGCATAATAGTCATGGATGAACCGACTTCCTCCATTTCGGAAAAAGAAGTCGCAGTTTTGTTTGAAACGATTCGAACACTGGTGTCGAAAAACATCGCGATCATTTATATTTCGCATCGTATGAACGAACTCAGCAAAATAACGGATAGAATCACCGTTTTACGCGACGGACAGTATATCGGTACGGTAAATACGAAAGACACTACAAACACCGAACTTATTTCGATGATGGTCGGACGAAAGTTGACAAACTATTATACGAAAGATGCGTCTCATGCCGGAGATGTTATTTTAAAGGTTTCTCATTTGAGCGATGGAGAGCTGGTACGCGACGTAACATTTGATCTGCGAAGAGGCGAAGTGCTCGGTTTTGCCGGTTTAATCGGTGCAGGCAGGTCGGAAACGATGAAGTGTCTTTTCGGCTTGACGGAAAAACGGTCGGGAGAAATCGAACTCGAAGGAAAACCGCTTTATATTCGTAACGTTAAAGATGCCGTAAAATTCGGATTCGGACTTGTTCCCGAAAACAGGAAAACGGAAGGTATCTTTCCCGTAAAAGATATTCTGTTTAATACGACGATAGAAGTGCTCGATTCTTTTATTCACGGAATTTTTGTCGACGCCGAAAAAGAAACGGAAACGGCGGAAAAATACAGTACAAAGATGAAAGTAAAAGCGACTTCGCTTAAACAAGCTGTAAATAAATTAAGCGGCGGTAATCAGCAAAAAGTGGTTATTGCTCGATGGCTTGCCGTAAATCCGAAAATATTAATTTTGGACGAACCGACACGCGGAATCGATGTCAACGCAAAAGCGGAGATCTATTTTATAATCAACGAGCTTGTCAAAAACGGTATGTCTATTATATTGATTTCTTCCGAACTTCCCGAACTTATCAATATGAGCGATAGGATCGTCGTGATGAGCAACGGTTTTGTTACGGGTATTTTGGATACGGATTTTACGCAAGAAAAGATAATGAAGCTGGCTGTGCAGGATATGTAA
- a CDS encoding sugar ABC transporter substrate-binding protein: MKKLRIAGVVLALIAFGTATLTATGTADSAKSGKRVFGLTYWAASDFFETIANTVKAAAEANGDEVIIIEAQQDNLKQLNIIEDFITRGVDAVFLNPVDRDAIKPALVNLRKAGIPVINFDTSVADLSYVNSYIASDNVGAGVLCAQAINKQFPAGGEIAILDYPANSACLDRTQGFMKTINKNFKVVDQFDAQGKPDPGLEKATDILTAHPNLKAIFCVNDQCGMGAFGAIRAANSKVVVVGVDGAPESKQVIVQGTQFIGTAAQSPIAIGKKSIEVAYNILAGKPYEKEFYVPTFWIDKNNAGKYLNSWQ; encoded by the coding sequence ATGAAAAAACTTCGTATAGCGGGCGTCGTGCTTGCGCTTATTGCGTTCGGTACGGCGACATTGACGGCTACCGGAACTGCGGATTCCGCCAAGAGCGGGAAAAGGGTGTTCGGTTTAACATATTGGGCTGCGAGCGATTTCTTTGAGACGATCGCGAATACCGTAAAAGCCGCGGCGGAAGCGAACGGTGATGAAGTTATCATTATCGAAGCACAGCAAGACAACCTCAAACAGCTTAACATCATAGAAGACTTTATTACTCGCGGCGTTGATGCGGTGTTTTTAAATCCCGTTGATCGCGATGCCATCAAACCGGCGCTTGTCAATTTGCGAAAAGCGGGTATTCCGGTTATCAACTTCGATACTTCTGTTGCCGATTTATCCTATGTCAATTCTTATATCGCATCGGATAACGTAGGAGCCGGCGTTCTTTGTGCACAGGCTATCAACAAGCAGTTTCCCGCCGGCGGAGAAATAGCGATTCTCGATTATCCTGCAAACAGCGCTTGCCTTGATCGCACCCAAGGTTTTATGAAAACGATCAATAAAAACTTTAAAGTCGTCGATCAATTCGACGCACAGGGCAAACCCGATCCGGGTCTTGAAAAAGCGACTGATATTCTTACTGCGCATCCGAATTTAAAAGCGATTTTTTGTGTAAACGATCAGTGCGGCATGGGTGCTTTCGGTGCTATTCGAGCAGCCAATTCCAAAGTGGTCGTTGTCGGTGTCGACGGTGCGCCGGAATCGAAACAGGTTATCGTACAGGGGACGCAGTTTATCGGTACGGCGGCGCAGTCGCCGATCGCGATCGGAAAAAAATCCATAGAAGTTGCATATAATATTCTCGCAGGGAAACCATACGAAAAAGAATTTTATGTTCCGACTTTTTGGATCGATAAAAACAATGCCGGAAAATATTTGAATTCTTGGCAATAA
- a CDS encoding SIS domain-containing protein yields MTIQQCGMSIIGEISDTFAQIDISQVDILIQKIQSAKNVFVIGAGRSKIMLEAFCMRLNHLGYNAFVAGNIPCPPAEKGDLIVAASGSGETPSIIAVLERLKKVGVDIFLFTASPNPIPQNVADTVLRIPTAYTLDGTGGCSRQLMRTLFEQVVFIIGEAIIEKMSGDIPVEQIIKRHTNVE; encoded by the coding sequence ATGACGATACAGCAATGCGGTATGTCGATTATAGGCGAAATAAGCGATACCTTCGCACAAATCGACATCTCTCAAGTGGACATCCTCATTCAAAAGATACAATCGGCAAAAAACGTGTTCGTCATAGGCGCGGGGCGGTCGAAAATCATGCTGGAAGCGTTTTGCATGCGTTTGAACCACTTGGGGTACAATGCTTTTGTCGCAGGAAATATCCCCTGTCCGCCGGCAGAAAAAGGCGATCTCATCGTTGCGGCATCCGGTTCAGGGGAAACGCCTTCCATCATTGCCGTGCTGGAGCGATTAAAAAAAGTCGGCGTCGATATCTTTTTATTCACCGCCTCTCCGAATCCGATCCCGCAAAATGTCGCAGACACCGTTTTGCGCATTCCGACCGCATATACGCTCGACGGAACGGGCGGCTGCAGCCGGCAGCTGATGCGGACGCTGTTTGAGCAGGTCGTCTTTATCATCGGAGAGGCGATAATCGAAAAGATGAGCGGCGATATTCCGGTCGAACAAATCATCAAGCGGCATACGAACGTCGAATAG
- a CDS encoding VOC family protein, whose protein sequence is MKASFLDLSIGQIGYVVPDVDAAVKAYYEKFGIGDWKVYTYGAPLLSFMNYRGKPIRYKAKIALSYFGKTRIELIQNLEGKTIYTDFIEKHGYGVQHLGIYVADIQKELAAARKAGFSVVMEGGGFGLDGDGHFAYLDTEEVYGITYELIQRPLRRHEPEAVFP, encoded by the coding sequence ATGAAAGCGTCGTTTTTGGATCTGTCGATCGGGCAAATCGGTTACGTCGTACCGGATGTCGATGCGGCGGTAAAAGCGTATTATGAAAAATTCGGGATCGGCGATTGGAAAGTCTACACGTACGGCGCACCGCTGCTTTCGTTTATGAATTACCGGGGAAAACCGATTCGCTACAAAGCAAAGATCGCGCTCAGCTATTTCGGCAAAACGAGAATCGAGCTGATACAAAACCTCGAAGGGAAAACGATTTATACCGATTTTATCGAAAAGCACGGATACGGCGTTCAGCATTTGGGAATCTATGTCGCCGACATACAAAAAGAACTCGCAGCCGCACGAAAAGCCGGCTTTTCCGTCGTTATGGAAGGCGGCGGTTTCGGGCTTGACGGCGACGGTCATTTTGCGTATCTTGATACGGAAGAGGTATACGGCATAACCTATGAACTGATACAGCGGCCGCTTCGCAGACACGAGCCGGAAGCCGTATTTCCGTGA